In Pseudomonas flavescens, the sequence GTTGGCGTTTTCATGAGGGTGACGCCGAGCACAGCCTGCAGGTCGCCGGCGACCGGCTCAGCGATGACGCCGATGTGGTGCGCCGCTGGGCCGTGGCCGGGGCGGGCGTGGTGTACAAGTCCTGGCTGGACGTGGCAGGCGACGTGCACGCCGGGCGCCTCACGGTCTTGCTGCCGGATCTGCAGGGGGAGCCGACGCCCCTCAATCTGATCTGCACCCACCGCGAGCAACTGAGCAAGCCGGTGCACCTGTTGCGCGATTTCGTCCAGGCGCGCTGCGCCGAACTGCTGGCGCAGGCTCCGTGGGGAGCTAGGGTCTGTTGACGCTTCAGCGCAAGCCGCGTTGCTGCGAGAAATCTCGCAAGGCCGGGCAGCGATCCGCAAGGCGGAGGACGCAGGGAATGGTGTTCCTTTTTCAAGTTCTCCAACGGCGTATGGCGAGATTTCCCGCGCAACCCGTAGGGCCGGGCCGACGCGGTCGTGCTGAAGCGTCAACAGACCTTATACTGCGGCAATCCACCGCAGCACCTGACACGCTACAGGCCCTAAAATCGTCGCCCATGAACCTGTCCCGCTCTGATCGCTCGTTGCTTGCCTGGGTGCTGTATTTCAGCGTCCTGTTCAGCGCGTTCGCCTGTGCCATCGGCCACGGGCAGATGACCGGTCTGCAGCTCAGCGGCATGGACGGCGGTTACTGCGCCCTGGATGCCAGTGGCAGTGCTGGCATGGACATGGGCGGCGTCGATTCCGGCATGCCCATGCCCTCGACGGGCTCCGGTTGCCCGCTGTGCTCCACCTTCGTCGCCCTGGCGCTGGCTGCCTTCTTCGGCCTGCTGGGCTTGTTGCCACGCCAGCGCCCGACCAACCCTCGCCCCACTGCCGAACCCGGCGGGGCCGTGCGTTATCTCTGGCCATCGGCCAATCCTCGCGCTTCTCCGCTCACCGCCTGACTTCGTTTAGTTGTCTTTGCCTGCCGCGCGCTTTGCGTCGTGGGCAATTCGCTTACGCACAAGATCGGGCTTCCCATGAGAAACGCGACACCCTCGTTCTACAACCTGGCCTGGCGCTGGCATTTCTATGCCGGCCTGTTCGTCATTCCCTTCATGATCATGTTGTCGGTGACCGGCATCATCTACCTGTTCAAGCCGCAGCTCGATCAGTTGATGTACGCCGATCTGCTGCAGGTGCAGGCCAGCGGCCCGTCGCTGACAGCCGATGAAATGTTTGCTCGGGTGCAGGCGGTCTACCCCCAGGGCAGCGTCAGCCAATACCTGCCGCCGGTGGATGTCGACCGTAGCGCGCAGTTCGTCGTCGGGGTTGGCGAGCGCACTCGCAACGTTTTCGTCGACCCTTACAGTGGCGCCATCCTCGGCACTCAGGATGCCCACGACAATCTGCAGGCGCTGGCCCGTGCGGTGCACGCCGACCTGCTGATCGGTACGCCGGGAGATCGTTTGATCGAACTGGCGGCGGGCTGGGGCGTGGTGCTGGTGGTTTCCGGCCTGTATCTCTGGTGGCCGCGGGGGAGCAACAAGGCCGGTGTGCTGTGGCCACGGTTGTCGGCCCGTGGTCGCCTGTTCTGGCGCGACCTGCATGCCGTCACCGGTTTCTGGGGCGCCTTGTTGCTGCTGTTCATGCTGCTCACCGGGATGACCTGGACAGGCTTCTGGGGCAAGCAGTTCGCCGGTGCCTGGAACCACTTCCCGGCGGCCATGTGGGACGAGGTACCGACCTCGGACCGGCAGGCCGGTGAGCTCAACCAGAGTCATAAACAGACCGTGCCCTGGGCGCTGGAAAATACCCCGATGCCGGAGTCCGATCCCCATGCGGCGCACAATGGCGGTGCCATGCCGGCCTCCACGGCCAACCCGAGCGTCAGCTTGCAGCAGGTGGTCGATATCGCCAGCGAGCGTGGTGTTCATCCGGGTTACAGCATCACCTTTCCGGCCACCCCCACCGGCGTTTACACCATCGCGCTATTCGCTGACGACCCACGCCACGACGCCACGCTGCATATCGACCAGTACAGTGCCGTCGTCCTGGCCGATGTACGCTGGCGCGATTACGGCCTGGCGGCCCGCACCGTGGAGAGCGGGGTGATGCTGCACATGGGCAAGCTCTATGGTCTGCCGCATCAGTTGTTCATGTTCGTCGTCTGCCTGCTGATTCTGCTCAGTTCGGTCAGCGGGTTGATCATGTGGTGGCGTCGGCGCCCCAGCGGCAGCCTTGGCGTGCCGCCGTTGCGCCATGACCTGCCGCGCTGGAAGGTCGGCGTGGCGATCATGATCGTGCTCGGTGCGCTGTTTCCGCTGGTCGGTGTCTCGCTGCTGCTGATCTGGGCGCTGGACTTTCTGCTGCTGTCACGCCTTTCGGCACGTCGGTTGGCCTGATTTCAAGAGCGTGCCTGCGGGTACGTTCATTCATTCAAATCGCTTCATGGAGAGTTGCCATGTCACTGAAGAAAATCGTTCTAGCCGCCGCTTTGCTGGGCACCAGCCTGCTGGCCAACGCTCACCAGTACGATGCCGGCGAGTTGCATATCGATCATCCCTGGTCGCGGGAAATGCCGCCGGTGGCGCCGACCGCCGCCGCCTATTTCGTGGTGCACAACAAGGGCGCTCAGGATGATCGTCTGCTGTCGGTCGAGACGCCGGTAGCCGGCAAGGCGGAGATTCACGAGCATGCCCACGTGGGCGGCATGATGAAGATGCAGCAGGTTCAGAGCGTGGTGATTCCCGCCGGTGGCGAAGTCAAATTCGCGCCCATTGGGTATCACGTGATGCTGTTCAACCTGAAGCAGCAGGCGAAGAGCGGGGAGCGTTTTCCGCTGACCCTGACCTTCGAGAAGGCAGGCCAGGTGCAGGTCGAGGTGGCGGTACAGAAGGATGAGCCGGCCGCCGAAAGCGGGCATGACCATAAGGGGCATTGATCACACCTGCCGTGCGTGGCAACTTGCCTAACGGTTCTCGCTACGCCGTACTGAGGTGCTTTTTTCCACAAGGCTCACAGGCAACATCAATTGCCCCTTCAGGAGGCCGAGTGGAATCGTTGTGTAGAGGGTTGAGCGGCATGGATGCCGCGAGAGCCGCGATGGGCCAGGGATGGCCCTTCGCGGCGTGCCCTCGGAGCAACGATGTAGCGAGGGAACCCCGGCGAAGCCGGGGCCGGATGTCGGGGCTAGACCTTTTGGTTTCTTTTGGGGCAATGCCAAAAGAAACCCGCTCGTCAGAGCGGAACTGAAGGCAAAAGCAACACGGTAATCCTGACTATCCACAGTGGACGGATAAAAGCGTCGTCCACCCTACACGGCGGCTGAGCGACGTTTCACACCAGTCGAGCATCCAGGCTGTTCTGCGCCAGGCGCTTGGCCTGGTCTTCGCTCATGCCCAGACCCTCGTGCAGGGCGGCGAAGTTTTCGGTGACGTAGCCGCCGAAGTAGGCCGGGTCGTCGGAATTGACCGTGACCTTCACGCCACGCTCGAGCATGTCGAGGATGTTGTGCTGGCCCATGTGCTCGAACACGCAGAGTTTGGTGTTGGACAACGGGCAGACGGTCAGCGGGATCTGCTCGTCGATGATGCGCTGCATCAGGCGCTCGTCTTCGCTGGCGCGCACGCCGTGGTCGATGCGTTCGATCTTGAGCAGGTCCAGCGCTTCCCAGATGTACTCGGGCGGGCCTTCCTCGCCGGCGTGGGCCACCGCGTGCAAGCCTTCACTGCGGGCCTTGGCGAACACCCGCTCGAACAGCCGCGGCGGGAAGCCTTTCTCCGAACTGTCCAGGCCGACGCCGATGAAGGCGTCACGAAACGGCATGGCCTGCTCCAGAGTCTGGAAGGCCTGCTCTTCAGGCAAGTGGCGCAGGAAGGCGAGGATCAGACCATGGCTGATGCCCAGTTGCTTCTCGCCATCGACCAGCGCCTGCTTGATGCCGCGCAGCACCACTTCGAAGGGTATGCCGCGGTCGGTGTGGGTCTGCGGGTCGAAGAACGGTTCGGTGTGCACCACGTTCTGTGCCTTGCACTTGAGCAGGTAGGCCCAGGTCAGGTCGTAGAAATCCTGCTCGGTGCGCAGCACGTCGGCACCGCGGTAGTACAGATCCAGAAATTCCTGCAGGTTGTTGAAGGCGTAAGCCGCGCGTAGCGCCTCGACATCGTTCCAGGGCAGGGCGATGCGGTTGCGCTCGGCCAGGGCGAACAGCAGCTCGGGCTCCAGAGAGCCTTCCAGGTGCAGGTGCAGTTCGGCCTTTGGCAGGGCGTTGAGCCAGTCGTACATGGGACAATCTCGTTCATCAAACATGGCCGCGAAGTTTAACCCCACGGGCGCGGCCTTGCGGCATCGAGACGCCCGAGCGGTACGTGGGTTGAATTATTTACAGGATGTTGCAGTCGGAGCAGGATCGATCTGCCCCTCTCTGAAAGGAATCGCCCATGTTCAATGCCATCAAGCAGGAATACTGGCTGCTGCTGGCCGTACTCGCCGCGCTCATCGCGCTGCCGTTGGAGCACGCGCTGTTGGGGCATGGCCAGGGTGTTGCCCTGATCGCTGCGATCGCGCTGATCGGTGCCATCGTCTGCGCGTCTCTGCGCGTCGCTCACCACGCCGAGCAACTGGCGGAACGGGTCGGCGATCCGTACGGCACCATGATCCTCACCCTCTCGGCGGTACTGGTCGAGGTGGTGATTCTGGCGATCATGATGAGCAATGAGGCGTCGCCGACGCTGGTGCGCGACACCATCTATTCGGCAGTGATGCTCGACATCAACGGCATCCTCGGTCTGGCTGCGCTGATGGGAGGCATCAAGCACGGCGAGCAGCCGTACAACGACGACTCGGCACGTAGCTACAGCGTGATGATCCTCACCGCCATGGGCATTTCCATGGTCGTGCCCGAGTTCATTCCCGAGTCGGACTGGAAGGCGTACTCGGTGTTCACCATCGGCGCCATGCTGGTGCTCTACGCCGTGTTCCTGCGCATGCAGGTAGGCCCGCACAGTTACTTCTTCAGCTACAGCTACCCGGAGAAGAAGAATCGCGGCGGCGGCGGCGGCGACGGCCACGGGGCCGGCGAGTCGCAGGTCAACGTCGCCTGGTCGGTGGGCGTGCTGGTGTTTGGCGTCGTGGTGATCGGCGTGCTTGCCGAGGTGATGTCCCAGGCCCTGGACGTGGGCCTCGAAGGTACCGGCGCACCACCGGTGTTGACCGCCATCGTGGTGGCGGGGATTTCCGCAGCGCCGGAAATTCTCACCGCATTGCGGGCAGCGCTGGCCAACCGCATGCAGTCGGTGGTCAACATCGCCCTCGGTGCGTCGCTGTCGACGGTGATTCTCACCGTGCCCGTGATGGAAGCGATGGCGCTGTACAGTGGCCAGCCGTTCCAGATGGCCATGACCCCCGTGCAGACGGTGATGGTGTTCATCACCCTGATCGTCTGCGCCATCAACCTCAACGACGGTGAAACCAACGCCATCGAGGGCATGACCCACTTCGTGCTGTTCGCCACGTTCATCATGTTGGCGATGTTGGGGCTTTAGGTTGGTGTCTTTGTCGCGGTA encodes:
- a CDS encoding DUF2946 domain-containing protein — encoded protein: MNLSRSDRSLLAWVLYFSVLFSAFACAIGHGQMTGLQLSGMDGGYCALDASGSAGMDMGGVDSGMPMPSTGSGCPLCSTFVALALAAFFGLLGLLPRQRPTNPRPTAEPGGAVRYLWPSANPRASPLTA
- a CDS encoding PepSY-associated TM helix domain-containing protein; amino-acid sequence: MRNATPSFYNLAWRWHFYAGLFVIPFMIMLSVTGIIYLFKPQLDQLMYADLLQVQASGPSLTADEMFARVQAVYPQGSVSQYLPPVDVDRSAQFVVGVGERTRNVFVDPYSGAILGTQDAHDNLQALARAVHADLLIGTPGDRLIELAAGWGVVLVVSGLYLWWPRGSNKAGVLWPRLSARGRLFWRDLHAVTGFWGALLLLFMLLTGMTWTGFWGKQFAGAWNHFPAAMWDEVPTSDRQAGELNQSHKQTVPWALENTPMPESDPHAAHNGGAMPASTANPSVSLQQVVDIASERGVHPGYSITFPATPTGVYTIALFADDPRHDATLHIDQYSAVVLADVRWRDYGLAARTVESGVMLHMGKLYGLPHQLFMFVVCLLILLSSVSGLIMWWRRRPSGSLGVPPLRHDLPRWKVGVAIMIVLGALFPLVGVSLLLIWALDFLLLSRLSARRLA
- a CDS encoding copper chaperone PCu(A)C codes for the protein MSLKKIVLAAALLGTSLLANAHQYDAGELHIDHPWSREMPPVAPTAAAYFVVHNKGAQDDRLLSVETPVAGKAEIHEHAHVGGMMKMQQVQSVVIPAGGEVKFAPIGYHVMLFNLKQQAKSGERFPLTLTFEKAGQVQVEVAVQKDEPAAESGHDHKGH
- a CDS encoding adenosine deaminase, whose amino-acid sequence is MYDWLNALPKAELHLHLEGSLEPELLFALAERNRIALPWNDVEALRAAYAFNNLQEFLDLYYRGADVLRTEQDFYDLTWAYLLKCKAQNVVHTEPFFDPQTHTDRGIPFEVVLRGIKQALVDGEKQLGISHGLILAFLRHLPEEQAFQTLEQAMPFRDAFIGVGLDSSEKGFPPRLFERVFAKARSEGLHAVAHAGEEGPPEYIWEALDLLKIERIDHGVRASEDERLMQRIIDEQIPLTVCPLSNTKLCVFEHMGQHNILDMLERGVKVTVNSDDPAYFGGYVTENFAALHEGLGMSEDQAKRLAQNSLDARLV
- a CDS encoding calcium:proton antiporter, which codes for MFNAIKQEYWLLLAVLAALIALPLEHALLGHGQGVALIAAIALIGAIVCASLRVAHHAEQLAERVGDPYGTMILTLSAVLVEVVILAIMMSNEASPTLVRDTIYSAVMLDINGILGLAALMGGIKHGEQPYNDDSARSYSVMILTAMGISMVVPEFIPESDWKAYSVFTIGAMLVLYAVFLRMQVGPHSYFFSYSYPEKKNRGGGGGDGHGAGESQVNVAWSVGVLVFGVVVIGVLAEVMSQALDVGLEGTGAPPVLTAIVVAGISAAPEILTALRAALANRMQSVVNIALGASLSTVILTVPVMEAMALYSGQPFQMAMTPVQTVMVFITLIVCAINLNDGETNAIEGMTHFVLFATFIMLAMLGL